cCTATAAGAAAATccttataaattataataagcATAAACAAATACAATATTAAAGAAAGCTAATTTATACATCGGAAAGGTTATTATGTAAttgtgaaaaaaaagaagaaataatatatatatatatatatatattcatttatatatcaattttattttattttattttttttaaatataaaaagatgcGTTTTAGCATATCatcaatattaaaaataggTACAAGAACTTTTATAAAAAcgttatattataatattttatttttttatatggaaatttcttttctcttttttaatcttaataaaatacatataaaatgtgtataagatatattaatattaaaaaaaatatatatatataataaaataatatgatattctctcaaatatatatatattatacatatatatatatatatatatatatatatatatatattaaacatttTAGTATTATCATTCTAATAAGTCGATATTTTCCTTAtttaattcaaaaaatttaAGTATATATCTACAGTATTATTACCTTGGATAATACTTcagagttttttttttttttttttctttttcttatttgtatatacactaatataaacaaaataaaaatatcttaacaaatgaaatgaagagaattataaaatatatattatatgcataATCTTATTGTTTgtttctttaaaaatatataaatgtatttttatttgaaggACCATTATAAAAACATGTGTGACTTATATGTTGTAgacatattttctttttaataccAAATggatttttatattatctaatattatatatatatatatatatatatatatatatatgtatttttttatttatatatttatttattatgaatagGTTTATGGTTAATGTTATGGACGCCTCTATGTTATATCATAATccatgttatatatatttttaaaaatatatatactttttttttctttttaattttttatttcatttttaagaatatattataccttTGGTCTTTAATATAAccctttttaatattactattatattatattttttattattaattaatattaatatattgttgtataatttttatatagttctaattttttttttttctttttttttttttatatatatgtattctaatttaaattcattatagtcttcaatatatatttatctataaaaataatatttatatattattggcttttttatattagttcatactttaaataattcattatacatatataaatatatttatatgtttatatatatatatatatatatttataatatatatacctttttaatattcttacataaatatgcaattatatatatattgtaccatatattaaataaatatattatatatatgaaacagtttaaaatttttttattataaattaattaaaattattataaatatttgcttatttcttttttctttatttttaattttattatattttaaaaaatgaaaattttgaattattaataCAACCTTCTTAAGGTTTAAACCACTCACAAGtaatctctttttttttttttttttttttttaaataggtaaaatatgtatgatatatttttctatgtTTAAGtgtaataataagaataataataattataaatatatatgtgtataatatatgtacatatattattttttaataaaaaaaaaaaaaaaattatttatatatatatatatatatatatttttatgatgaatattataaatggaATTTATTAACTTATtacaaaagaaatatattacttacatgttttcataattttaataaaaaaaaaaaaaaaaaaaaaagagagagAAAGAGGAAATAATTACAAAATGAAAttagatgaaaataatgaaaagaaaaatgaagaagttgaacaaaaaaatatatctcaaaggatgaaaaaattatgttcTATATTGAATAGTCCCATTATAGATATAAGTATGAATaataagatataaatataaatatatgtgtaaataaataaatatatatatatatatatatatatatatatatatatatatatatatatatgtatatatttattatgtgggtatattttttcattgattcatatatattatattatattattttattttgtgtttACCTTTtagatgaattaaaaaacatTTTGTGGGGTGGTATATCAGATGAAGTACCTTTTATGGTTAGAGAACGATGTTGGAAGCTAGCGCTTGGATATTTACCTTTGAATACTGATGATACTCAAAaggttttaaaaaagaaaagagatgaatatgaaaatttaaagaagcaatattataataaaatgaaattatcagaagatgaattaaaaatattacgaCAGATAAAAGTCGATATTCCAAGAACAAAAtcatgttataatatatttattaataaaaaaatacaacaaTTGAGTGAacatgttttatttatatattcggTTAGACATCCAGCATGTGGTTATGTTCAGGGTATTAATGATTTAATAACCCCATTTTTGGTTGTATTTATAAGaccaataatattaaaaaaagaaataaattctgatgatatagataatatGACAGATGAAGATTTAAAGAATGTTGAATCAGATTTATATTTCTGTCTATCTAAATTATTAGAACAAATACAAGATAATTATACATTTGGTCAACCAGGAATACAAAGAGCTATAATAAAAGTTAAAGAAATTGTTAAAAGAATTGataattcattatttaatcatatatataataataatattgattttATTCAATTTTCATTTAGATGGGTTAATTGTCTTTTACTAAGAGAATTTCCTATTAATATATCAGTTCGATTATTAGATACATATATTAGTGATATATCTGATATATTTACAGATTTTCatccatatatatgtgcagTTTTTTTAGTACATTGGTCAAAGAATCTACAAAAAATGGACTTTCAACAAATGCTATTATTTATGCAAAGATTTCCTACACAAAATTGGAAAATACAAGATATAGAATCTATTTTGTCAGAAGcttttgttttaaaaaatgccTTCCAGTCCTCACCCAAGCACTTCTCATAAGATAAATCAAggagtaaaaataaaaataaaaataaatatatatgtaaataaatatatatatatatatatatatgtttatttatttatttatttatttattatttttttttttttttaaatttggatatataaaaaagtattAATATGATACCTTTTTTGTGATCTCTAAAACCATAATGagaattttgtttatatattaaaattttattagttttattttaaaaatttttatattattatatattttatacatattttattatatatatatatatatatattttaatttaatattattttcatatgaaTGATATTTTAGTATTATAGCTAGGGGGGTTGGATGTggggaaaaaaataaaataaaaaacataaatatataatatatatatatataatatatttatatatatagtattattattacttttgaaatttttataaatatatgtttaatttttataaatatatgtttaatttatataaatatatgtttaatttttataaatatatgtttaaattttatttttacaaaaagTTTTACCCATTTTGCACGtatgatttaatatttatgcaaaaaaaaataaaaaatataaatacatatatatataataatatgtaatatatatttttatgtatacactctaataaatatatatatatatttaatatacacatacatatttatttcattttatttttttgtctatattttacattttctttAAGGTGTagtaatttttaatttgttttatatttttttttttttttttctttgcaACGttctacatttttatatattgcatcttttttatataaaattatatttaaaaaaaaaaaaaaaaaagtgtatTAGAAGAGTACAacaattttcttctttttttatatatgtttacatttttgttttttttattgacatttttttaaaattttcttctttattgattattttttatttttattttttttttttttttttgtcattcCTTTATTCGCATGTACAgttataacaataataatttttgaacacattttttttaacttaaattacagaaaaaagaaaaaatataaatttaaatatatatttatatatacatatttttatatgtatacatcaaaataatgttaacaaataaattgtatgtaataattttttaaaatatcataaaaGAAGTGTCTAAACAagaattctttattttattatatacaaaataataagtctataaataaatatatatatatatatatatatataatatgatttattgaatatattataatatttatattatactaCCAATTTACTTTGTATAGTAAGGGTTATAACCTTtgtaatatatctatatctatatatatatatatatatatatatttatatatgtacatataatttttttggtgatatattttcaaaatgagttttaaagaaaaattaaataaaagaaagaaaagtAACGAAGTAATATTCGAGTaagtaaaaaaatgaatatatgatattaatatttaagaaatatatattttattaaattgttttacatcata
This region of Plasmodium sp. gorilla clade G2 genome assembly, chromosome: 13 genomic DNA includes:
- a CDS encoding TBC domain protein, putative, whose translation is MKLDENNEKKNEEVEQKNISQRMKKLCSILNSPIIDINELKNILWGGISDEVPFMVRERCWKLALGYLPLNTDDTQKVLKKKRDEYENLKKQYYNKMKLSEDELKILRQIKVDIPRTKSCYNIFINKKIQQLSEHVLFIYSVRHPACGYVQGINDLITPFLVVFIRPIILKKEINSDDIDNMTDEDLKNVESDLYFCLSKLLEQIQDNYTFGQPGIQRAIIKVKEIVKRIDNSLFNHIYNNNIDFIQFSFRWVNCLLLREFPINISVRLLDTYISDISDIFTDFHPYICAVFLVHWSKNLQKMDFQQMLLFMQRFPTQNWKIQDIESILSEAFVLKNAFQSSPKHFS